Proteins found in one Candidatus Eisenbacteria bacterium genomic segment:
- a CDS encoding glutamate mutase L — MMTSVDRENIDAILATDCGSTTTKAILVERTGEDYRLIARGEAPTTVEAPFEDVTRGVLNAVREVEEIAGRKILDGETIVTPRNGGEGVDLYLSTSSAGGGLQMMVAGVVKSMTAESAQRAALGAGAIVMDVIASNDGRRPHEKIARIRHLRPDMILLSGGIDGGTTAHVAELAELISAADPKARLGAGFDLPVIYAGNIDARKIVEDRLGDKTALVITDNIRPVLEVENLRPARTKIHDLFLEHVMAHAPGYKKLMSWTNVPIMPTPGAVGAIVEGIAKEEKIEVVGVDIGGATTDVFSVFQGVFNRTVSANLGMSYSISNVLAEAGIENIVRWVPFEMDETDLRNRIKNKMIRPTTIPQTLEELLVEHAIAREALRLAFVQHKLLAVGLKGVQQQRTISDTFEQETSGETLVNLETLNLLVGSGGILSHAPRRAQAALLLVDSFLPEGVTSLAVDSIFMMPQLGVLSTVHRRAASQVFKNDCLIELGTCIAPIGQGKERSECLSVKLSSPTGETEERKIKFGEMALVPLGLGADAKLKYELERGFELGQGLPRSGEIKVRGGVVGIIIDCRGRRPFLLPESREKLISKLREWSRAISAYPE, encoded by the coding sequence ATGATGACTTCCGTGGACCGGGAAAACATAGACGCCATTCTAGCAACTGATTGCGGAAGCACGACGACCAAGGCGATTCTTGTTGAGAGGACCGGAGAAGACTACAGGCTGATCGCAAGAGGCGAGGCGCCGACTACTGTCGAGGCTCCATTCGAAGATGTTACCAGGGGAGTTCTCAATGCTGTTAGAGAAGTTGAAGAGATCGCGGGGAGAAAGATTCTTGATGGTGAGACAATAGTCACTCCCAGGAATGGCGGCGAAGGTGTTGACCTCTACCTGTCAACTTCCAGCGCGGGCGGCGGACTTCAGATGATGGTTGCCGGCGTGGTGAAGAGCATGACCGCGGAATCCGCTCAGAGGGCAGCTCTGGGAGCAGGCGCAATCGTGATGGACGTTATCGCGTCGAACGACGGAAGACGCCCCCATGAGAAGATAGCCAGAATAAGGCACTTGAGACCCGATATGATTCTGCTCTCCGGCGGAATTGACGGTGGAACGACTGCTCACGTTGCCGAATTGGCTGAGCTTATCAGCGCCGCTGACCCGAAGGCAAGGTTGGGGGCAGGATTTGATCTTCCGGTAATCTACGCAGGAAATATCGATGCAAGAAAGATTGTTGAGGACAGACTCGGAGATAAAACTGCTCTTGTCATCACAGACAACATCAGGCCTGTCCTTGAGGTAGAGAACCTCCGTCCGGCGAGAACGAAGATCCACGATCTTTTCCTTGAGCACGTGATGGCGCACGCCCCGGGGTATAAGAAACTCATGTCCTGGACCAATGTCCCAATCATGCCTACTCCCGGTGCCGTCGGCGCAATCGTCGAGGGGATAGCGAAGGAGGAGAAGATCGAAGTGGTCGGAGTGGACATAGGCGGTGCTACGACCGATGTCTTCTCCGTTTTTCAAGGCGTTTTCAACAGGACTGTGAGCGCAAATCTCGGAATGAGCTATTCAATCTCGAATGTCCTTGCAGAGGCAGGGATTGAGAACATTGTGAGATGGGTTCCTTTTGAGATGGATGAAACAGATCTGCGCAACAGGATCAAGAACAAGATGATAAGACCCACGACGATACCTCAGACTCTCGAGGAGCTCCTGGTGGAGCATGCCATCGCAAGAGAGGCACTGAGGCTGGCATTTGTGCAGCATAAGCTCCTTGCGGTCGGGCTTAAAGGAGTCCAGCAGCAGAGGACAATATCCGACACCTTCGAGCAGGAGACTTCGGGCGAGACGCTGGTGAACCTTGAAACGCTGAATCTGCTTGTCGGAAGCGGCGGAATCTTGTCCCATGCTCCGAGGAGAGCGCAGGCCGCGCTTCTTCTAGTGGATTCGTTCCTGCCGGAAGGGGTGACATCCCTTGCTGTCGACAGCATATTCATGATGCCTCAGCTCGGGGTCCTTTCAACGGTTCACAGAAGGGCGGCAAGCCAGGTCTTCAAGAATGATTGCCTTATTGAGCTCGGAACATGCATTGCTCCAATCGGGCAAGGGAAGGAGAGGAGCGAGTGTCTTTCAGTGAAGCTCTCTTCTCCAACCGGAGAAACAGAGGAGAGAAAGATAAAGTTCGGAGAGATGGCTCTCGTTCCTCTCGGGCTGGGCGCAGACGCCAAGTTGAAATACGAATTGGAGAGGGGCTTTGAGCTGGGGCAGGGACTTCCGAGGAGCGGGGAGATCAAGGTGAGAGGCGGAGTCGTGGGCATAATCATTGACTGCAGAGGAAGGAGACCTTTTCTTCTTCCTGAGAGCAGGGAAAAACTCATTTCAAAACTCCGGGAATGGAGCAGAGCTATCTCTGCTTACCCGGAGTAG
- the gcvPB gene encoding aminomethyl-transferring glycine dehydrogenase subunit GcvPB, with translation MNSVEEKLIIELSSEGKKGYTLPELDVPEVDASQIIPSNLLREEEAELPQVSEAAAVRHFTRLSALNHHVDKGFYPLGSCTMKYNPKVNEETSSLPGFQGLHPLTPASGSQGALRLMYELCELLKEIVGMDAGTLQPAAGAHGELTAMLMVAAYHRKKKRSRKKVIVPDSAHGTNPASVALSGFQVVQVKSSPDGRVDLEELKKLVDDDVAALMLTNPNTLGLFEKSILPISELIHSVDGIMYLDGANLNALVGIVKPGDMGFDAVHINLHKTFSTPHGGGGPGSGPVMVNEKLEQFLPVPRVVSKEGTFKLDWKKRDSIGPVHSFYGNFGVLVKAFTYILMLGNEGLKEVSEAALVNANYLLKSLEKLFDVPYPGPCMHEFVLSGRRLKANGVRTLDVAKRLLDFGMHAPTIYFPLIVEEALMIEPTETEDRASLDAFIDALKQIVGEAERSPDILKTAPVTTPVRRLDEARAARELVLKWKSHRG, from the coding sequence GTGAACAGCGTCGAGGAAAAGTTGATAATCGAACTGAGCAGCGAGGGGAAGAAGGGTTACACGTTGCCCGAGCTGGACGTTCCGGAAGTAGATGCGTCTCAAATCATCCCGTCAAATCTTCTGAGGGAGGAAGAGGCGGAACTTCCGCAAGTTTCTGAGGCGGCGGCCGTCAGGCACTTCACGAGACTCTCGGCATTGAATCATCATGTTGACAAAGGATTCTATCCTCTTGGCTCATGCACGATGAAGTATAACCCCAAGGTGAACGAGGAAACCTCATCACTTCCCGGGTTTCAAGGACTTCATCCCCTTACGCCGGCGAGCGGCTCCCAGGGTGCACTCAGACTGATGTATGAATTGTGCGAGCTCTTGAAAGAGATTGTCGGGATGGATGCGGGGACTCTTCAGCCTGCGGCCGGTGCTCACGGTGAGCTCACGGCAATGCTCATGGTTGCCGCGTATCACAGAAAGAAGAAGCGAAGCAGGAAGAAAGTGATTGTTCCTGATTCGGCGCATGGAACAAACCCTGCAAGCGTGGCTCTCTCAGGGTTTCAGGTCGTCCAGGTGAAATCATCGCCGGATGGAAGAGTTGACCTCGAAGAGCTGAAGAAGCTCGTTGATGATGATGTGGCAGCACTCATGCTCACGAATCCGAATACGCTTGGACTTTTTGAAAAGAGTATCCTTCCGATCTCCGAGCTGATCCATTCCGTTGACGGCATAATGTATCTCGACGGAGCAAACCTCAATGCGCTTGTCGGCATCGTGAAGCCAGGAGACATGGGGTTTGATGCGGTCCACATTAACCTGCACAAGACGTTCTCAACTCCTCACGGCGGCGGTGGTCCTGGTTCAGGACCTGTCATGGTCAACGAAAAGCTTGAACAGTTTTTGCCTGTTCCCAGAGTTGTATCGAAAGAAGGGACTTTCAAACTTGACTGGAAGAAGAGAGACTCGATCGGGCCGGTTCACAGCTTCTACGGGAATTTCGGTGTCCTTGTGAAGGCCTTCACATATATTCTGATGCTCGGAAATGAAGGGTTGAAAGAAGTGAGCGAAGCTGCGCTCGTGAATGCAAACTACCTGCTCAAGTCGCTCGAGAAGCTGTTTGACGTTCCATATCCCGGCCCGTGCATGCATGAGTTCGTGCTTTCCGGGAGGAGACTCAAGGCAAACGGAGTGCGGACCCTGGATGTTGCCAAGCGGCTCCTGGACTTTGGAATGCACGCGCCCACCATCTATTTTCCTCTCATAGTGGAGGAAGCTCTTATGATTGAGCCCACTGAGACCGAGGATCGGGCATCGCTCGACGCTTTCATAGATGCTTTGAAGCAAATTGTGGGAGAGGCAGAGAGGTCGCCCGACATCCTGAAGACTGCGCCAGTCACGACACCCGTGAGAAGACTGGACGAGGCGCGGGCGGCAAGGGAGCTGGTTTTGAAATGGAAGAGCCACAGAGGGTAG
- a CDS encoding SagB/ThcOx family dehydrogenase produces MNRLSYLAGCLALVALLICSCPGFAQELKSVPLPKPQTDGGKPLMQVLKDRQSSRAFSTEKLPPQVLSNLLWAAFGVNRPESGKRTAPSAMNRQEIDVYVATADGLYLYDAKAHSLEPVLAQDIRALAGSQAFVQEAPLNLIYVADYSRMGKSIDEQKVFYSGAAAGFIGQNVYLYCASEGLATVIRASIDKPALEKAMKLRPDQRVTLAQTVGYPKKN; encoded by the coding sequence GTGAACAGACTATCGTATCTGGCTGGATGTTTGGCGTTGGTCGCTCTGTTAATTTGTTCCTGTCCGGGTTTTGCGCAGGAATTGAAATCTGTCCCTCTTCCGAAACCGCAGACGGATGGTGGGAAACCCTTGATGCAGGTTTTGAAGGACAGGCAGTCATCGCGTGCATTCAGTACTGAGAAGCTGCCGCCACAAGTACTTTCAAACCTGCTCTGGGCGGCATTCGGAGTAAACCGTCCGGAATCAGGAAAACGCACTGCGCCATCTGCGATGAACCGGCAGGAAATAGATGTTTATGTTGCCACCGCCGATGGTCTTTACCTCTATGATGCGAAGGCACACTCGTTGGAGCCGGTCCTGGCACAGGATATCCGGGCCCTGGCCGGTTCTCAGGCGTTCGTTCAGGAGGCGCCTCTGAATCTCATCTACGTCGCGGACTACTCCAGGATGGGTAAATCAATTGATGAGCAAAAAGTCTTCTATTCAGGAGCCGCCGCCGGCTTCATCGGCCAGAACGTTTATCTCTATTGCGCTTCAGAAGGACTGGCAACGGTAATACGCGCCTCGATTGACAAGCCAGCCCTTGAGAAAGCAATGAAGCTGCGGCCTGACCAGAGGGTTACACTCGCACAGACGGTCGGGTATCCGAAAAAGAATTAG
- the gcvPA gene encoding aminomethyl-transferring glycine dehydrogenase subunit GcvPA, translating into MHPFISTSKKEREEMLKAVGISSFEEILSPIPADLRMHLSLNLPKALSELEVIKKLSAYSSLNLDSSRYVSFLGGGIYDHFVPSAIPFISSRSEFATSYTPYQPEVSQGTLQAIFEYQSMMAELTSMDAVNASLYDAATACAEAALLAASVKGRKRVLVSFSVNPFYRNVIETYLKVSGIKVETIPAKDGVTDREYLSRFDASKFDAIFIQHPNFFGLLEDPSHFSEFIHDGGGLLVSVVNPISLALLKPPGKYGADIAVGEAQPLGNGMNFGGPLLGFFATKMDLVRRMPGRLVGETVDLDGRRGFVLTLQTREQHIRREKATSNICTNESLLALSSAIYLSLMGKDGLKEVAKQCLMKAHFARKCISEVEGFSIAFRGPAFNEFAVKCPVPAAQVIKKSLRKGVLAGVGLSLLGPAYKNFLLVAVTEKRTKDDILKLAESLRRA; encoded by the coding sequence ATGCATCCGTTCATTTCGACCAGCAAGAAAGAAAGAGAAGAGATGCTGAAAGCGGTGGGCATCTCCTCCTTTGAAGAAATCCTGTCCCCGATTCCCGCAGATTTGAGAATGCATCTCTCTCTGAATCTCCCAAAGGCGCTGTCAGAGCTTGAAGTAATAAAGAAGCTGTCCGCGTACTCTTCACTTAATCTTGATTCTTCGAGATACGTGTCGTTTCTCGGGGGAGGCATCTACGATCACTTTGTGCCATCAGCCATCCCGTTTATTTCGTCGAGGTCGGAGTTTGCCACTTCGTACACTCCATACCAGCCGGAAGTGAGTCAGGGAACTCTCCAGGCGATTTTTGAATACCAGTCGATGATGGCCGAGCTAACGTCCATGGATGCAGTGAATGCATCGCTCTATGATGCGGCTACCGCATGCGCTGAAGCCGCTCTTCTTGCCGCTTCCGTGAAAGGGAGGAAGAGGGTTCTGGTGAGCTTCTCCGTTAATCCATTTTACCGGAATGTGATTGAGACTTACCTGAAAGTCTCAGGAATAAAAGTCGAGACAATACCGGCAAAAGATGGAGTGACTGACAGAGAGTATCTCTCACGGTTTGATGCTTCGAAATTCGATGCAATCTTCATCCAGCACCCGAACTTTTTTGGCTTACTGGAAGATCCCTCGCACTTTTCGGAATTCATTCATGACGGAGGCGGGCTCCTCGTCTCGGTGGTAAATCCAATTTCCCTGGCTCTACTTAAGCCGCCCGGGAAGTACGGGGCAGACATAGCAGTCGGAGAAGCCCAGCCGCTTGGAAACGGCATGAATTTCGGCGGCCCTTTGCTTGGCTTCTTCGCGACCAAAATGGACTTGGTCCGGAGGATGCCGGGAAGGCTTGTCGGAGAGACGGTTGATTTGGACGGCAGAAGAGGCTTTGTGCTCACTCTCCAGACCAGGGAGCAGCACATCAGAAGGGAAAAAGCGACATCCAACATCTGCACGAATGAATCCCTGCTTGCTCTTTCGTCTGCCATATATCTTTCTCTTATGGGAAAAGACGGCCTGAAAGAGGTCGCAAAGCAGTGCCTCATGAAGGCGCATTTTGCCAGGAAGTGCATATCAGAGGTTGAAGGTTTCTCAATCGCCTTCCGAGGCCCGGCTTTCAATGAATTCGCAGTGAAATGTCCCGTGCCCGCCGCGCAGGTGATCAAGAAGTCTTTGAGAAAAGGAGTGCTCGCAGGCGTTGGTCTCTCGCTTCTTGGTCCTGCTTACAAGAACTTTCTTCTTGTTGCGGTCACCGAGAAAAGGACCAAGGATGACATCCTTAAACTCGCAGAATCGTTGAGGCGCGCATGA
- a CDS encoding TrpB-like pyridoxal phosphate-dependent enzyme — protein sequence METTKILLDEKEIPRQWYNVLADLPFPPAPYLHPVTFKPITPQDLAPLFPLELIKQEVCQERFVDIPDEVRDIYALWRPTPLYRARRWEKALDTPAKIYYKWEGVSPPGSHKPNTAVAQAYYNKKEGVKRLSTETGAGQWGSALAFACNLFDLECKVYMVNVSYHQKPYRRILMETWGATVVPSPSRDTNFGRKLLSENPKASGSLGIAISEAVEDAAVRDDTKYSLGSVLNHVLLHQTVVGLEAKKQLEMAGDYPDILIGCVGGGSNFGGFFLPFIPDKLKGSAKSLRIVCVEPTACPSLTKGLYAYDWGDTAKTGPIAKMHTLGHGFVPPPIHAGGLRYHGMAPIVCALYDHGIIEATALAQTQIFDAAISFARTEGFVVAPETAHAVKTVMDEALKCKKSGEAKVIAFNASGHGHFDLAAYESFLSNKLEDYEYPDDEIRASLRELPKISE from the coding sequence CGCCGTATCTTCACCCAGTGACATTCAAACCAATTACTCCGCAAGACCTGGCGCCTCTTTTTCCCTTGGAACTGATCAAACAGGAAGTCTGCCAGGAGCGTTTCGTTGACATCCCTGATGAGGTCCGGGACATTTATGCACTTTGGAGACCGACGCCTCTGTACCGGGCGCGGCGCTGGGAAAAGGCGCTGGATACGCCGGCGAAGATTTACTACAAGTGGGAAGGCGTAAGTCCTCCGGGCAGTCACAAGCCGAACACGGCCGTGGCGCAGGCGTACTACAACAAAAAGGAAGGCGTTAAGCGTCTGAGCACCGAGACTGGGGCGGGACAGTGGGGAAGCGCACTGGCCTTCGCGTGCAATCTCTTCGACCTGGAATGTAAAGTCTATATGGTAAATGTAAGCTATCATCAGAAGCCGTACCGCCGCATCCTGATGGAGACCTGGGGAGCCACGGTCGTCCCCAGCCCGAGCAGGGACACAAACTTCGGTCGAAAGCTCCTTTCCGAAAACCCGAAAGCCTCCGGGAGCCTGGGCATTGCCATCAGCGAGGCGGTCGAAGATGCGGCGGTGAGAGACGACACCAAGTACTCTCTTGGCAGCGTGCTCAACCATGTTCTCCTGCATCAGACTGTCGTCGGGCTGGAGGCCAAGAAACAGTTGGAAATGGCCGGGGACTATCCCGATATTCTGATAGGCTGCGTTGGCGGTGGAAGTAATTTCGGCGGCTTCTTCCTTCCGTTCATTCCTGACAAGCTTAAAGGTTCGGCCAAATCATTACGTATCGTCTGCGTCGAACCTACGGCCTGCCCAAGTCTCACGAAGGGACTGTACGCTTATGATTGGGGCGACACTGCAAAGACCGGACCGATTGCGAAAATGCACACTCTCGGGCATGGCTTTGTACCGCCGCCGATACATGCAGGCGGACTGCGCTACCACGGAATGGCGCCTATCGTTTGCGCGCTCTACGATCACGGGATCATTGAAGCGACTGCTTTAGCTCAGACACAAATTTTCGACGCGGCAATCAGTTTCGCCCGGACCGAAGGATTTGTTGTGGCGCCGGAAACCGCCCATGCAGTGAAAACTGTCATGGACGAAGCGCTCAAATGCAAGAAATCTGGAGAGGCCAAGGTCATTGCCTTTAACGCCAGTGGTCACGGTCATTTCGACCTGGCCGCGTACGAGTCATTCTTGTCAAACAAACTGGAGGATTACGAATATCCGGATGATGAGATAAGAGCTTCCCTCAGGGAGCTGCCGAAGATAAGCGAGTAG
- a CDS encoding ATP-binding protein, with amino-acid sequence MERKQFNWVLLTWVVAGLVILAVFFIVHRQSKANEAKLTVELNHRRLTLARVTARSVSRHFEDLEMTLEFMCSEDEIGSPGSPGAKHELQRSLARLSSMIDDLCLVDTAGTVIVSARGGPISEGLRKELKPLLLALADNQPVAISDIYDKAGRGGEIALAMPMKHGGVLDGSIVAIIPLAKLSTPEFVEAGSAKDSDAWIIDDKSNVIASPKHPEMMFANVSVSQKGCGKCHKDMKLERRMTEGLPGIGELSVKSAVKEFVAFHPARVGQKVWTVAVAVPYSEAARLIHRSIWYFTGLRILIVAALVGAALIVSRVVSENVRAEERMRWTEYAARSERLTARNMLSAKFAHEVRNPLTSIALNTDLLKDEIEKCKGPDSAEARILLSSIGNEVERLKRVSDEYLQFARLQKLRTEQVNINAVLLQLIGFLRGELESHRVKLTTNLDGSLPRVPGDANQLRQAFINVVKNAMEAMPKGGEIKILTRKSEGRVEVEISDTGVGIHEADIENVFVPFFSTKEHGTGLGLPVTREVAREHGGEITLKSVPGKGTAVLFTIPTGEIA; translated from the coding sequence ATGGAGCGAAAACAGTTTAACTGGGTTCTGCTGACCTGGGTTGTCGCCGGCCTCGTAATCCTCGCAGTTTTCTTCATCGTCCACAGGCAGTCGAAGGCGAACGAAGCCAAGCTTACCGTAGAGCTCAATCATAGGCGGCTGACTCTCGCCAGAGTGACCGCAAGAAGCGTAAGCCGTCACTTCGAAGACCTCGAAATGACGCTTGAGTTTATGTGTTCCGAGGATGAGATCGGAAGTCCGGGCTCTCCCGGCGCGAAACACGAGCTTCAGCGAAGTCTGGCGCGACTTTCGAGCATGATAGATGACCTCTGCCTGGTCGATACGGCTGGCACGGTCATTGTCTCTGCTCGCGGCGGCCCCATCTCTGAAGGGTTAAGAAAAGAACTCAAACCCCTCCTGCTTGCTCTGGCAGACAACCAACCCGTTGCAATCAGCGACATCTACGATAAGGCAGGGCGCGGAGGAGAGATTGCTCTTGCTATGCCCATGAAGCACGGCGGCGTCCTCGATGGAAGCATTGTCGCCATAATCCCTCTTGCCAAACTAAGCACACCGGAATTCGTTGAGGCCGGCTCCGCCAAGGATAGCGACGCATGGATCATCGACGACAAAAGCAATGTCATAGCAAGTCCAAAGCATCCTGAGATGATGTTTGCAAATGTTTCGGTTTCGCAAAAGGGATGCGGCAAGTGTCACAAAGACATGAAGTTGGAAAGAAGAATGACAGAAGGTCTTCCGGGAATCGGGGAGCTCTCTGTGAAATCGGCTGTGAAGGAGTTCGTTGCCTTCCATCCTGCAAGAGTCGGGCAGAAGGTTTGGACGGTCGCGGTCGCAGTTCCATATTCCGAAGCAGCCAGGCTTATCCATAGAAGCATTTGGTATTTCACCGGCCTTCGGATTCTAATTGTGGCAGCGCTGGTCGGCGCTGCTCTCATTGTTTCGAGAGTTGTCTCTGAAAACGTCAGGGCTGAGGAGAGGATGAGGTGGACTGAGTACGCGGCCCGGTCAGAACGGCTCACAGCCAGGAACATGCTCTCGGCAAAGTTTGCACACGAGGTAAGGAACCCGCTTACCTCCATTGCCCTGAACACAGACCTCCTCAAAGACGAGATAGAGAAGTGCAAAGGACCAGACTCGGCTGAGGCAAGAATTCTTCTGTCGTCTATTGGAAATGAAGTTGAAAGACTCAAGAGAGTGTCGGACGAGTACCTTCAGTTTGCGCGGCTCCAGAAACTCAGAACCGAGCAGGTGAATATCAATGCCGTTCTTTTGCAACTTATCGGTTTCCTCAGAGGCGAGCTGGAATCTCACAGAGTCAAGCTTACCACAAACCTCGATGGTTCTCTCCCGCGTGTCCCCGGTGATGCGAACCAGCTGAGACAGGCATTTATCAATGTGGTTAAGAATGCCATGGAGGCGATGCCGAAAGGCGGCGAAATAAAGATTCTTACGAGAAAGAGCGAGGGGCGGGTCGAGGTAGAGATTTCTGACACCGGCGTTGGGATTCACGAAGCAGATATAGAAAACGTTTTTGTTCCGTTCTTCAGCACAAAAGAGCATGGAACGGGGCTTGGGCTTCCGGTCACACGCGAAGTAGCCAGGGAACACGGCGGCGAGATCACTCTGAAGAGTGTTCCCGGCAAGGGTACGGCCGTCCTTTTTACCATTCCGACTGGAGAGATTGCGTGA
- the gcvH gene encoding glycine cleavage system protein GcvH, whose product MMHPSNFKYTEQHEWALIEGDIATIGITDYAQKELGDVVFVELPAPGTKVSCMKPFGVIEAVKTVSDIFSPLTGEVLETNEKLKASPQLINESPNKDAWMIKIKIANPAELGKLLPVEKYLELTGEKE is encoded by the coding sequence ATGATGCACCCTTCCAATTTCAAGTACACGGAGCAGCATGAATGGGCTTTGATTGAAGGTGACATTGCGACGATAGGCATCACGGATTACGCGCAGAAAGAGCTCGGAGATGTCGTGTTCGTTGAGCTTCCCGCTCCCGGCACGAAAGTCTCCTGCATGAAGCCTTTTGGGGTGATCGAAGCAGTAAAGACAGTCTCAGACATTTTCTCGCCTCTTACCGGCGAGGTGTTGGAAACCAACGAGAAACTCAAAGCTTCACCCCAACTTATCAATGAATCTCCGAACAAAGACGCCTGGATGATAAAGATAAAGATTGCCAACCCTGCCGAGCTGGGAAAGCTTCTTCCGGTGGAGAAGTATCTTGAATTGACTGGTGAGAAGGAATAG
- the gcvT gene encoding glycine cleavage system aminomethyltransferase GcvT: MPTETPFIRKHKEHGARLVEFAGFMMPVSYKGIIHEHTKVRESAGVFDVSHMGEIIVKGPRALETVNFLITNDASELREGDILYSPMCNERGGIVDDILVYNLGNSFLLVVNASNTEKDFNWIKRLEKDGVVIENASDRTAQLALQGPLSEKIASRIFGDSVRELQYYKHAKFSFRGKDLLVSRTGYTGEDGFEIYHEPDLADKMWDALFEAGRDAGLEPIGLGARDTLRLEMSYCLYGNDIDDTTSPLEAGIAWTVKLEKGRFQGREVLLKQKEDGLKMRLVAFEMDDERIPRKGNKILSRESTIGTVTSGSYSPSLEKGIGMGYVNEGVGKIGDKLNIQTRENQVSPATIVKKPFYRKASHK; encoded by the coding sequence GTGCCGACGGAAACGCCTTTCATCAGGAAACATAAAGAGCACGGAGCGAGACTTGTGGAGTTTGCCGGCTTCATGATGCCGGTTTCGTATAAGGGAATAATTCACGAGCACACGAAGGTGAGGGAGTCTGCCGGGGTGTTCGACGTCTCTCACATGGGTGAGATTATTGTAAAAGGTCCTCGTGCTTTGGAAACCGTTAACTTCCTGATCACAAATGATGCATCCGAACTTCGTGAGGGTGATATCCTTTACTCACCAATGTGTAATGAGCGCGGCGGGATAGTTGATGATATTCTCGTTTACAATCTCGGGAATTCTTTTCTGCTTGTTGTGAATGCGTCCAATACAGAGAAGGACTTCAACTGGATCAAACGGCTTGAGAAAGATGGCGTGGTCATAGAGAATGCCAGCGACAGAACAGCTCAGCTTGCTCTCCAGGGGCCGCTATCCGAAAAAATTGCATCCAGGATCTTTGGAGATTCTGTGCGGGAGCTTCAGTACTACAAACACGCCAAGTTCTCTTTCAGGGGGAAAGATCTGCTGGTCTCCCGAACCGGGTACACAGGAGAGGACGGGTTCGAGATCTACCATGAGCCGGACCTGGCAGATAAGATGTGGGATGCGCTTTTCGAAGCCGGCCGTGACGCCGGGCTTGAGCCAATCGGATTGGGAGCAAGGGACACTCTGCGGCTCGAAATGTCCTACTGCCTCTATGGAAATGACATTGACGACACCACATCGCCCCTCGAAGCTGGAATTGCGTGGACCGTGAAGCTCGAAAAGGGCAGGTTCCAGGGTAGGGAAGTTCTTCTCAAGCAGAAAGAAGATGGGCTGAAAATGAGACTGGTCGCCTTTGAGATGGATGACGAAAGGATACCGAGAAAAGGGAACAAGATTCTCTCTCGTGAATCCACGATTGGAACTGTAACCAGCGGAAGCTACTCACCGTCTCTCGAGAAGGGGATAGGGATGGGTTACGTGAATGAAGGGGTGGGGAAAATTGGCGACAAGCTCAATATTCAGACCAGGGAGAACCAAGTCTCGCCTGCGACAATCGTGAAGAAACCGTTTTACAGGAAAGCGTCTCACAAATAG